A portion of the uncultured Draconibacterium sp. genome contains these proteins:
- a CDS encoding sce7726 family protein, whose amino-acid sequence MESAGIHSNLSRMRSYASIFSSTSFSKIIKGDKPTFIDSKIRRFDSDHFYSGKFETYIDYIRYVYKELGNNYRNEYFYKNTFINSLLINQYGVKDTVAVNEFRVGNSIADIVLFNGTSKAFEIKTELDDKTRLGSQIADYTKVFEECYIVTDESLIEKYSDISANLGLIALRKQARSFKMVEVRKAHKNEKIVPETLMRCVRTSEYLNIVKEYYKELPAMNSFNMFDICSELIAEIPQEQLKLLFLKVLKKRKTNTAFLKNMEREMRQVGLALKLNEKKYNHLIAQLNKPINL is encoded by the coding sequence CAACGTCATTTTCTAAGATTATAAAGGGCGATAAGCCGACTTTTATTGATTCTAAAATTCGACGTTTTGATTCTGATCATTTTTACTCAGGTAAATTTGAAACTTACATTGATTATATCCGCTACGTTTATAAAGAGTTGGGAAATAATTACCGGAATGAGTACTTCTATAAAAATACATTTATAAATAGTTTACTGATTAATCAGTACGGTGTTAAAGACACTGTTGCTGTTAACGAATTCAGGGTTGGAAACTCCATCGCCGACATTGTTTTGTTTAATGGTACGAGTAAAGCTTTTGAGATAAAGACCGAACTGGATGACAAAACACGTTTAGGCAGCCAGATTGCGGATTATACCAAGGTATTTGAAGAGTGCTATATTGTAACTGATGAGTCATTAATTGAAAAGTACTCGGATATAAGTGCAAACTTAGGACTGATAGCTCTTCGAAAACAAGCACGGAGCTTTAAAATGGTGGAGGTAAGAAAGGCTCATAAAAATGAAAAGATAGTTCCGGAGACTTTAATGCGATGTGTTCGTACGTCGGAATATTTAAACATTGTTAAAGAGTATTACAAAGAATTACCAGCTATGAATAGTTTTAACATGTTTGATATTTGCTCGGAGCTTATCGCGGAAATACCACAGGAACAATTGAAGCTCCTCTTTTTAAAAGTCCTTAAAAAAAGAAAAACAAATACTGCATTCCTGAAAAACATGGAAAGAGAAATGCGGCAAGTTGGCTTAGCATTAAAACTAAACGAAAAAAAATATAATCACCTTATTGCTCAATTGAATAAACCTATAAATCTTTAA
- a CDS encoding sce7725 family protein: MYFPYLRGRQFELIALREYALQRGDKNNVFPIIEPVKKTFNSFKLAIPRFIEGDIPFAIILNPQVGDLVGSKDILNELEAELEDSSWTAAFIVQNNMDDIREQIDKYGLDKVMMICSKTVDTSSDKFIEFVKNGKIEYVVSEENKSLKRELRGTDKKVILLNDCFQPKKRNSDYLNAPAEKFTEENIFFEEDRYYGFSDYTTVSSEYSEGGTSPYAVSIHLTYQNKNEEIWIRHFTSETNDDQANIQGKFAEAARKAVKFLNDKNIETVAANELRGYYDNSKYPGLGMIKKISIKHHIELVNNII; this comes from the coding sequence ATGTACTTCCCTTACCTCAGAGGTCGCCAGTTTGAGCTCATAGCTTTACGAGAATATGCTTTGCAAAGAGGCGATAAGAATAATGTTTTTCCAATAATTGAACCCGTTAAAAAAACGTTTAACAGTTTTAAGCTCGCGATACCCAGGTTTATTGAAGGGGACATACCGTTTGCAATTATTTTAAACCCGCAGGTTGGTGACTTGGTTGGTTCGAAAGACATATTAAATGAGTTGGAAGCGGAATTAGAGGATAGCTCATGGACAGCAGCCTTCATTGTTCAGAACAATATGGATGATATTAGGGAGCAAATTGATAAGTACGGACTTGATAAAGTAATGATGATCTGTTCGAAAACAGTTGATACAAGCTCTGATAAGTTTATTGAATTTGTGAAAAATGGTAAGATAGAATACGTTGTTTCAGAGGAGAATAAATCACTAAAAAGAGAGTTAAGAGGTACCGATAAAAAAGTAATTTTACTGAATGACTGTTTCCAACCCAAAAAAAGAAATAGTGATTATTTAAATGCGCCAGCTGAAAAATTCACGGAAGAAAACATTTTTTTCGAAGAGGATAGATACTACGGATTTTCGGATTATACTACTGTTTCAAGTGAGTATAGTGAAGGTGGGACTTCACCGTATGCTGTTTCTATTCACTTAACTTATCAAAATAAAAATGAAGAGATATGGATTCGTCATTTTACTTCAGAAACAAATGACGACCAGGCCAATATTCAAGGGAAATTTGCGGAAGCAGCAAGGAAAGCCGTTAAATTTTTGAATGATAAGAATATTGAAACCGTTGCCGCAAATGAACTTCGTGGGTATTACGATAATTCGAAATATCCGGGATTGGGAATGATTAAAAAGATTTCGATAAAACACCATATTGAGTTAGTAAATAATATCATTTAA
- a CDS encoding RES domain-containing protein — MFICSECFSDIELKSHIESLSTKNGDCAFCGAKATPHLSSDELLDFFEELFGLYQVDSSGVALTDKIENDWNLFSSHAVAEKLVPELLKITSFSDWEFDISVRYIDEISDNISYWEKLKDSLKWERRFLMELENIKDLGWDSFFKDQIEFTETDEFCRARIHTNEGEPKLPTHKMGRPDREKVNVGRGNPQGIPYLYLSMDPVTTLYETRALLHDEVSIGDFKVRKGELLNIVDFTEIGRAFRGIGNLINHTKAVRLKELIGDDLSKPIRRYDSDLEYVPTQFICEFIRYVIGADGILFNSSLHKGGKNVVLFDQAKVECTNVKKCLVTDLTIQYEEIV, encoded by the coding sequence ATGTTTATTTGTTCCGAGTGTTTTTCCGACATCGAGTTAAAAAGCCACATTGAATCACTATCAACAAAAAATGGAGATTGTGCTTTCTGTGGAGCCAAGGCAACGCCGCATTTATCATCCGACGAATTACTGGACTTTTTTGAGGAGCTTTTCGGATTATACCAGGTTGATAGCTCAGGAGTTGCATTAACAGATAAAATTGAAAACGATTGGAATTTATTTTCAAGTCACGCGGTTGCTGAAAAGCTGGTTCCTGAGTTATTAAAAATTACATCGTTTTCCGATTGGGAATTTGATATTTCTGTTCGCTATATTGATGAGATAAGTGATAACATATCGTATTGGGAAAAGTTAAAAGACAGCCTTAAGTGGGAACGGAGATTCCTGATGGAATTGGAAAATATAAAAGACCTTGGTTGGGATAGCTTCTTTAAAGATCAAATTGAATTTACTGAAACGGATGAATTTTGCCGGGCCAGAATTCACACGAATGAAGGTGAACCCAAATTGCCAACACATAAAATGGGACGTCCCGATAGAGAAAAGGTTAACGTTGGAAGGGGAAATCCACAAGGAATACCCTACCTGTATTTGAGTATGGATCCGGTTACAACGCTTTATGAGACCAGGGCTTTACTACACGATGAAGTAAGTATTGGTGATTTCAAAGTAAGAAAAGGCGAGTTATTAAACATAGTCGATTTCACCGAAATTGGCAGAGCATTCCGAGGTATTGGAAACTTGATTAATCATACAAAAGCTGTTCGCTTAAAGGAATTAATCGGTGATGATTTGTCAAAACCTATTCGTAGATATGATTCTGATCTGGAATATGTTCCAACCCAGTTTATTTGCGAATTTATCCGTTATGTTATTGGTGCTGATGGGATTTTATTTAATAGTTCGCTACATAAAGGGGGAAAGAATGTTGTTCTTTTTGATCAGGCTAAGGTTGAATGTACCAATGTGAAAAAATGTTTGGTTACTGACCTAACAATACAATACGAAGAGATTGTGTGA
- a CDS encoding ATP-binding protein → MTIDELKHLKESEDKIEFKAAERNFPFAGGNRTAQEERRKCFLGYVVAFANEGGGTLVFGMTDQEPHIVVGSNFGEGKLGQLEDETYSRLGIRVKTEELFENNKRVVVTHIPGRPIGKILKFEGVPLMRIGESLRNMNDEEIFAILSEQESDFSAKVCEGVTIHDLDEVSIGIMKEKYAAKQNNPDFQHLSTEQVLTDLKLRNNGKLNFAALILLGKKDILQQYLPQCKTVWEFRNNEAQIHHDAREVIEDSLYIAIDKIWQLINQPTLNRKYPIQKGAYIFDLYSFNEAVIREAVLNAIAHRDYLITSEIVIKQFPNKIIINNPGGFPKGVSIENIVTVSSTPRSRLMTEILEKTGLVERSGQGVDKIYSITLSEGKAEPDYKKSDIFQVSLCLKTEVIDKAFHVFINQYQNSNKEPKLGVEQIIVLSKIRGGHFQNLNREIVAQLENIGLIKRVSGHTTRYTLSEDYHSLLNKSLRIGNRYLVQEVEQLLLALQGNSLKVGELEEVLSDSLSRNQIIYLLQKLREDEVLEVEGKLKGTKYLICGANSDLRGDVLISKVIAELRDKYE, encoded by the coding sequence ATGACAATAGATGAGCTGAAACACCTAAAAGAAAGCGAAGATAAAATTGAATTTAAAGCTGCTGAACGTAATTTTCCCTTTGCTGGGGGGAATAGAACAGCTCAAGAAGAAAGACGTAAGTGTTTTTTGGGTTATGTTGTTGCTTTTGCCAATGAAGGTGGGGGAACTCTTGTTTTTGGAATGACAGACCAAGAGCCTCATATTGTCGTTGGGAGTAATTTTGGAGAAGGGAAATTGGGGCAGTTGGAAGATGAAACATATAGTCGGTTAGGTATTCGAGTGAAAACCGAAGAGCTATTTGAAAACAATAAGCGTGTTGTAGTAACTCATATACCTGGGCGCCCTATCGGGAAAATACTAAAATTTGAAGGGGTGCCATTAATGCGTATTGGTGAAAGCCTACGTAATATGAACGATGAGGAAATCTTTGCAATTCTTTCGGAACAGGAGTCAGATTTTTCCGCAAAAGTTTGTGAAGGTGTTACCATTCACGATCTTGACGAGGTTTCTATCGGAATAATGAAGGAAAAGTATGCTGCCAAACAAAACAATCCGGATTTTCAGCATTTAAGCACTGAACAAGTTTTAACTGATTTGAAATTGCGCAATAATGGCAAACTTAATTTTGCCGCTTTAATCCTTCTTGGGAAAAAGGATATTTTGCAACAGTATTTACCACAATGTAAAACGGTTTGGGAGTTTCGAAACAATGAGGCTCAAATTCACCATGATGCACGAGAGGTAATTGAAGATTCACTTTATATTGCAATAGATAAAATTTGGCAATTAATCAATCAGCCGACATTAAATAGGAAATACCCAATACAAAAGGGAGCTTATATCTTTGATTTATACAGTTTCAATGAAGCTGTAATTCGTGAAGCAGTTTTAAATGCGATTGCTCATCGTGACTACTTAATTACGAGTGAGATTGTTATCAAACAGTTTCCAAATAAAATAATAATCAATAATCCCGGGGGCTTCCCTAAAGGGGTTTCTATAGAAAATATTGTTACAGTAAGTAGTACTCCTCGTAGTCGTCTTATGACAGAGATTTTAGAAAAAACAGGTTTGGTAGAAAGGAGTGGACAGGGGGTTGACAAAATATATTCAATAACACTCTCAGAAGGGAAAGCAGAACCAGATTATAAAAAATCTGATATTTTTCAAGTTTCACTGTGCCTGAAAACTGAAGTAATTGATAAAGCATTTCATGTTTTCATCAATCAATATCAAAATAGTAATAAAGAACCCAAATTGGGCGTAGAACAAATTATTGTACTTAGTAAAATCAGGGGAGGCCATTTCCAGAATCTAAATAGAGAGATTGTTGCTCAATTGGAAAATATTGGTTTAATAAAAAGAGTATCGGGACATACTACCCGGTATACCTTGTCAGAGGATTATCATAGCCTATTGAATAAAAGTTTAAGAATTGGGAATAGATATTTAGTTCAAGAGGTAGAACAATTACTTTTAGCCCTCCAGGGAAATTCACTAAAAGTTGGAGAATTGGAAGAGGTATTATCTGATTCTCTTTCACGAAACCAGATAATATATTTGTTGCAGAAATTAAGGGAAGATGAGGTATTAGAGGTTGAAGGTAAGTTAAAAGGTACTAAGTATCTTATTTGTGGTGCTAATTCTGACTTAAGGGGAGATGTTTTGATTAGTAAAGTTATTGCCGAATTGAGGGATAAATATGAATAA
- a CDS encoding HU family DNA-binding protein codes for MSILYSKIQRVNPRNPQADRKWYLVPNRVEQKTEKEIAEALSKNTTLSRGEAVLVLDELQAVIQNALLDGYSVQMGDWGSFQLTFNCTGTDTEAECTADKITSVNIRFRPGKQMKEALSKATFVAR; via the coding sequence ATGTCGATATTATATTCAAAAATTCAACGGGTTAACCCACGCAACCCACAAGCCGACCGGAAATGGTACCTGGTGCCCAACCGCGTGGAACAAAAAACAGAAAAGGAGATTGCCGAAGCATTGAGTAAAAATACCACTTTAAGCCGTGGCGAAGCAGTCCTGGTATTGGATGAGCTGCAAGCTGTGATCCAGAATGCCCTGCTCGATGGCTATTCGGTGCAAATGGGCGACTGGGGCTCGTTTCAGCTAACGTTCAACTGCACCGGCACGGATACCGAAGCAGAATGCACTGCCGATAAAATTACGTCGGTCAACATCCGTTTCCGCCCCGGCAAACAGATGAAAGAGGCCCTGTCGAAAGCAACCTTTGTAGCCCGGTAG
- a CDS encoding RteC domain-containing protein — MEHYANVITDLEESLKQITKASDCMLTTAKLAIKRCRIALVELKKMMTIHGFPDVQSEIHFFKETKPVVFSYLLYYQKLLELESYRSSQGTQGMKRFLKEKLEEVQGYMEEHIETVKYYHSGFTYLDRLYFVRDTEEIPIELRGEYYLMDQEFNTWQDYNFSVIRANEMLLKYLYHEIFKLESTEGNYNFQQVSQFTWTANKIDLVELIYALYYSKAVNNGNITIKELGNLIGQLFNVEISKDVYRYYIEIQQRKIEQTKFIGHLQSVLQQQIDQNI, encoded by the coding sequence ATGGAACACTATGCTAATGTTATTACCGACCTGGAGGAAAGTCTGAAGCAAATAACGAAGGCTTCTGATTGTATGCTAACCACTGCAAAACTGGCGATCAAACGGTGCCGAATCGCCCTGGTTGAGTTGAAGAAGATGATGACCATTCATGGCTTTCCGGACGTACAATCAGAAATTCATTTTTTTAAGGAGACAAAACCAGTTGTTTTTAGCTATCTTCTGTATTATCAAAAACTTCTGGAACTGGAAAGTTACCGTTCCTCTCAGGGAACACAAGGGATGAAACGATTCCTAAAGGAGAAGCTGGAAGAGGTTCAGGGATACATGGAGGAACATATCGAGACGGTTAAATATTATCATAGTGGCTTTACCTATTTAGACCGTTTGTACTTTGTCAGGGATACGGAGGAGATTCCAATTGAACTGAGAGGAGAGTACTATTTAATGGATCAGGAATTTAATACCTGGCAAGACTATAATTTTTCAGTGATACGTGCCAATGAAATGTTGCTGAAGTACTTATATCATGAAATTTTCAAATTGGAAAGCACAGAAGGGAATTATAATTTTCAGCAGGTGAGCCAGTTTACCTGGACAGCCAATAAAATTGATTTAGTGGAATTGATTTATGCGCTCTATTATTCAAAGGCTGTCAATAATGGTAATATTACGATCAAAGAGTTGGGAAACCTGATTGGACAGCTTTTTAATGTTGAAATCTCAAAGGATGTCTACCGGTATTACATTGAGATTCAGCAGCGTAAAATTGAACAGACCAAATTTATCGGTCATCTGCAATCAGTACTTCAACAACAAATTGATCAAAACATCTGA
- a CDS encoding helix-turn-helix domain-containing protein, with protein sequence MPTEIVTTDDLREFKLDLIKEIKQLFAAHHGQPTKKWLKSYEVRKLLGISPGTLQNLRVNGTLPFTKIGGVIFYDSEEIQKMMVENRVQNRFEFGRRK encoded by the coding sequence ATGCCAACAGAAATTGTAACTACCGACGATCTTCGGGAATTCAAACTCGATCTGATCAAAGAAATCAAACAGCTCTTCGCGGCCCATCACGGGCAACCCACCAAAAAATGGTTAAAATCCTACGAAGTCAGAAAACTGCTGGGGATCTCACCGGGAACGCTTCAAAACCTGCGTGTAAATGGTACTTTGCCCTTTACTAAAATTGGTGGCGTGATTTTCTATGACAGCGAAGAGATCCAAAAAATGATGGTGGAAAACAGAGTCCAAAACCGCTTTGAGTTTGGGCGCAGGAAATGA
- a CDS encoding ATPase — MESKRNPQGASTSTTTKTIRNPYKEIAQFKDGMFRFNFTESRNWLEDQGKQIFGSHFYIDPLDHPLIHDLLIYAIGDKETARKRNLDLNKGILLTGPVGCGKTSIMMLIRYFFPPDKKYRIKSTRKISFEFESDGFKVIKRYAPESEVKNTKLRSPNYCFDDLGIEQVQKHFGNECDVMGEILLSRYDLFISEKVMTHITTNLSASEIEQCYGNRVRSRMRAMFNLMAFSKSSEDKRI, encoded by the coding sequence ATGGAAAGCAAAAGAAATCCACAGGGCGCTTCCACATCAACAACGACAAAGACTATTCGGAACCCTTATAAAGAAATTGCTCAGTTTAAAGATGGGATGTTCCGGTTTAATTTTACCGAAAGCAGAAACTGGCTCGAAGACCAGGGGAAACAAATCTTTGGTTCGCATTTTTATATCGATCCGCTTGATCATCCATTGATTCATGATCTCCTGATTTATGCCATTGGAGACAAGGAAACAGCAAGAAAACGAAATCTGGACCTGAATAAAGGGATTCTGCTCACCGGGCCGGTTGGATGCGGAAAAACATCGATTATGATGCTCATTCGATATTTCTTTCCTCCCGATAAAAAATACCGAATAAAATCAACACGTAAAATTAGTTTTGAATTTGAGAGTGACGGTTTTAAAGTGATAAAACGTTATGCACCGGAATCCGAAGTCAAAAATACCAAATTACGCTCACCCAATTATTGTTTTGATGACCTTGGAATTGAACAGGTACAAAAACACTTTGGGAATGAGTGTGATGTGATGGGGGAGATTCTACTCAGTCGGTATGATTTGTTTATCTCGGAAAAAGTGATGACACATATTACCACCAATCTTTCTGCATCCGAAATTGAGCAGTGCTATGGCAATCGTGTTCGTAGCCGGATGCGAGCCATGTTTAATCTGATGGCCTTTAGCAAGAGTAGCGAGGATAAGAGAATTTGA
- a CDS encoding helix-turn-helix transcriptional regulator has translation MRPKKNIIFPKHLQIMERLGENIKLARKRRKLTTVQVAERADIDRTTLYQIEKGNPKVSMGAYFNVLRVLGLQDDFLKLAADDTLGRKLQDLDLL, from the coding sequence ATGAGGCCAAAGAAAAATATTATTTTTCCAAAACACCTGCAGATAATGGAACGTCTGGGCGAAAATATAAAGCTGGCTCGTAAAAGGAGAAAGCTGACAACGGTTCAGGTAGCAGAGCGTGCAGATATCGACAGAACAACACTCTATCAGATAGAAAAAGGGAACCCGAAAGTATCGATGGGCGCTTATTTTAATGTGCTAAGAGTTTTAGGTTTGCAGGACGATTTTCTGAAACTGGCTGCCGACGATACTTTGGGTAGAAAATTACAGGATCTGGATTTATTGTAA
- a CDS encoding type II toxin-antitoxin system HipA family toxin has protein sequence MATAKTDIYVYTHWKGLSDPQLIGILSAHAAKGRKAFSFEYAAAWLKSAEYRLLDPDIQFYSGPQFPDNKENFGLFLDSMPDTWGRTLMKRRAAQEAAEKGERAKTLYEVDYLLGVLDESRMGALRFKTDPNGPFLDNNVLSPTPPWSSVAELQEAASNIENETNNDAVKKWLAILIAPGSSLGGARPKANILDKDHNLWIAKFPAKNDTTDKAAWEYLAWQLALKAGIVMSECRISKVAGKYNTFFTKRFDREQEQRIHFASAMTMTGNNEDTIRDNPASYLEMAEFIQNHGTRINENLEQLWRRIVFNIAISNTDDHLRNHGFLLTEKGWVLSPAYDINPSIDKDGLALNIDMDNNALDYELAKSVGPFFRLENKQMNRIIDEVTTSVKNWRKMAKHIGISNSEQELMAKAFHI, from the coding sequence ATGGCAACAGCAAAAACGGACATATACGTGTACACCCATTGGAAAGGGCTTTCGGATCCTCAATTGATAGGAATCCTTTCTGCCCATGCAGCCAAAGGAAGAAAAGCATTTAGTTTTGAATATGCTGCTGCCTGGCTAAAATCGGCGGAATACCGCTTGCTTGATCCGGATATTCAGTTTTATAGCGGTCCGCAATTCCCGGATAACAAGGAAAATTTTGGTCTGTTTCTGGACAGCATGCCGGATACCTGGGGAAGAACACTGATGAAAAGGCGTGCAGCACAGGAAGCTGCTGAAAAAGGGGAGCGGGCAAAAACGTTGTATGAAGTGGATTATTTACTCGGTGTGCTGGATGAAAGTCGTATGGGAGCTTTGCGCTTTAAAACAGATCCCAACGGCCCCTTTCTTGATAACAACGTACTGTCCCCAACACCGCCCTGGTCTTCGGTTGCTGAGCTGCAGGAAGCCGCAAGTAATATTGAAAACGAAACCAACAACGATGCAGTAAAGAAATGGCTGGCCATACTAATTGCACCGGGCTCATCACTGGGAGGAGCCCGCCCCAAAGCCAACATACTGGATAAAGATCATAACCTTTGGATTGCCAAGTTTCCGGCTAAAAACGATACGACGGATAAAGCAGCCTGGGAATACCTGGCCTGGCAACTGGCTTTAAAAGCCGGGATTGTTATGTCAGAATGCAGGATCAGTAAAGTTGCTGGGAAGTACAACACCTTTTTTACCAAACGTTTTGACCGGGAACAGGAACAGCGGATTCATTTTGCCTCTGCCATGACCATGACCGGAAATAACGAAGATACGATTAGGGATAATCCTGCAAGTTACCTTGAAATGGCTGAATTCATTCAAAACCACGGTACCCGTATAAACGAAAATCTGGAACAGTTGTGGCGTAGAATTGTATTTAATATTGCTATTTCCAACACGGATGATCACCTGCGTAACCACGGTTTTCTTTTAACTGAAAAAGGATGGGTATTGTCACCGGCTTATGATATCAATCCCTCGATAGATAAAGATGGTCTGGCCTTAAATATTGACATGGATAACAATGCCCTGGATTATGAGCTGGCAAAAAGTGTAGGACCGTTTTTCCGTTTGGAAAACAAGCAAATGAACCGGATCATTGATGAAGTCACCACTTCGGTAAAGAACTGGCGTAAAATGGCAAAGCATATTGGCATTTCCAACAGTGAACAGGAGTTAATGGCCAAAGCATTTCACATTTAA
- a CDS encoding DUF4134 domain-containing protein: protein MAALAMLVLGVYNVMAQSSAGIDQATSEVSSYIDPVANLIIAIGAVVGLIGGVRVYIKWQSGDQDTQKAIMGWFGACLFLILVGVVIRAFFA from the coding sequence ATGGCAGCTTTGGCTATGCTGGTTTTGGGAGTGTATAACGTTATGGCACAAAGCTCGGCCGGGATTGACCAGGCGACTTCCGAGGTTAGTTCTTACATCGATCCGGTGGCCAATCTGATTATTGCCATCGGAGCCGTGGTTGGACTGATCGGCGGAGTCCGGGTCTACATCAAGTGGCAGAGTGGAGATCAGGATACTCAAAAGGCCATTATGGGCTGGTTTGGTGCCTGTCTATTCCTGATTCTGGTTGGCGTAGTAATACGCGCATTCTTTGCATAA
- a CDS encoding DUF4133 domain-containing protein produces the protein MMKTYTIQKIDTNLYIKGFSGQLVYLALYGILAALILFVILYIAAGTFVSVVVCVPGFFAWLYRLNRIQKNYGHRGWYKKRIARQLPEFITIKQRIYQ, from the coding sequence ATGATGAAAACTTATACCATCCAAAAGATAGATACTAACCTTTACATCAAAGGATTTTCCGGGCAGCTGGTTTACCTGGCACTATATGGAATTCTTGCGGCACTCATTCTCTTTGTAATCCTTTATATCGCTGCCGGAACTTTTGTGTCAGTAGTCGTTTGTGTACCCGGCTTTTTTGCCTGGCTCTACCGGTTAAACCGGATCCAGAAAAACTACGGGCACAGGGGCTGGTACAAGAAGCGTATAGCCCGCCAGCTCCCTGAGTTTATCACGATCAAACAACGCATTTATCAGTAG